In Candidatus Woesearchaeota archaeon, a single genomic region encodes these proteins:
- a CDS encoding ATP-binding protein yields the protein MKPETLYYVLFEQQKEFQEENEFVNRELIKKVLSFTQLKLPIIITGVRRTGKSTLLKLIKKELQLREKDCLYINFNDERLIDFSIENFQNVLDFLNEQGYKESCFLFIDEIQEVDKWEKWIDRIKEKHPILITGSNSKLLSKEISTILTGRSINISLYPFSFKEFLDSQNMSLEKWQLDLKLQSVLRTRFSEFLNSGGIPKVVVDNDKRLLQEIYENILYRDIVKRFNKNLEKPIKEVSVYLLSNISKELSVRSLSKIIGIKNLSTVKSILDTFEKAFLFFFINKFDFSIRKQIQNPRKTYCIDNGFVTNIGFRSSENKGRLLENLVFVELKRKNKEIYYFSDKGECDFVVKEGLKIKKAIQVCYDLNEENKDRELNGLVEALKKFSLKEGLILTYDQEDELKIEGKKIKLLPVWKWLLI from the coding sequence ATGAAACCGGAAACTCTGTACTATGTACTATTCGAACAGCAAAAGGAATTTCAAGAAGAAAATGAATTTGTAAACAGAGAACTAATAAAAAAAGTATTGTCCTTTACACAATTAAAACTCCCCATTATAATAACGGGAGTTAGAAGAACAGGCAAATCTACTTTATTAAAACTTATTAAAAAAGAACTTCAGCTAAGAGAAAAAGATTGCCTTTATATTAATTTTAATGATGAAAGGCTGATTGATTTTTCTATTGAAAATTTCCAAAATGTTCTGGATTTTTTGAATGAACAGGGCTATAAAGAAAGCTGTTTTTTGTTTATCGATGAAATTCAGGAAGTCGATAAATGGGAAAAATGGATTGATAGAATAAAAGAGAAGCACCCCATTTTAATAACAGGCTCAAATTCAAAATTGCTGAGCAAAGAAATTTCAACAATTTTAACAGGAAGGTCAATAAATATTAGCTTGTATCCATTCAGCTTTAAGGAATTTCTGGATTCTCAGAATATGAGCCTAGAAAAATGGCAACTCGATTTAAAACTTCAATCTGTATTAAGAACTAGGTTTTCAGAATTTTTGAATTCCGGGGGAATCCCAAAGGTTGTTGTGGACAACGATAAAAGGCTTTTGCAGGAGATTTACGAAAATATACTGTATAGGGATATTGTAAAAAGATTTAATAAGAACCTTGAAAAACCAATTAAAGAAGTATCTGTTTATCTCTTATCGAATATCTCCAAAGAATTAAGCGTAAGATCGCTGTCTAAGATAATTGGAATAAAGAACCTTTCTACTGTTAAATCTATTTTAGATACATTTGAAAAGGCTTTCTTATTCTTTTTTATAAATAAATTTGATTTTTCAATAAGAAAACAAATACAAAACCCAAGAAAAACCTATTGCATAGACAATGGGTTTGTAACCAATATAGGGTTTAGATCATCTGAAAATAAGGGGAGGCTTCTTGAGAATCTTGTTTTTGTAGAATTAAAAAGAAAGAATAAAGAAATTTATTATTTTTCGGATAAGGGAGAATGCGATTTTGTAGTTAAAGAAGGGCTAAAAATTAAGAAAGCCATCCAGGTGTGTTATGACTTAAATGAAGAGAATAAAGATAGAGAACTAAATGGGCTAGTAGAAGCCTTAAAGAAGTTTAGCTTAAAAGAAGGATTAATTTTGACATATGACCAAGAAGACGAACTTAAAATTGAAGGAAAAAAGATAAAGCTTTTGCCTGTTTGGAAATGGCTGCTGATATGA
- a CDS encoding type II methionyl aminopeptidase, with protein MQNIEDWRKAGRIAAEALAYGKSLIKTGASYFDVTEKIEAKINELGGECAFPVQMSLNDVAAHFTVDPGEDIKFTDQSVSLDVGVHVNGAIGDTACTVDLSGKYADLVKASEEALQEAIKIIKPGIALGEIGKAIHAAITKHGFSPITNLSGHGLDLYDIHTKPTIPNFDTGDRTKLEKGTVIAIEPFATNGAGVIYESSNANIFMLVDVKPVRNPITRKVLQEISNYKNLPFCTRWLAKKFSMPQISFALRELKNLEILKEFPPLPDKAHGIVSQAEHTVLVDDEVDVLTALK; from the coding sequence ATGCAAAATATCGAAGACTGGAGAAAGGCTGGAAGAATAGCTGCTGAAGCTTTGGCTTACGGAAAGTCATTGATCAAAACAGGCGCTTCTTACTTTGATGTGACTGAAAAGATAGAGGCTAAAATAAATGAATTGGGAGGGGAGTGCGCTTTTCCTGTTCAGATGAGCCTTAATGATGTTGCTGCGCATTTTACAGTTGACCCTGGCGAAGATATTAAATTTACAGATCAGTCAGTAAGCTTGGATGTAGGCGTTCATGTTAATGGCGCAATCGGCGACACAGCATGCACAGTTGATCTTTCCGGAAAATATGCGGATCTTGTAAAAGCATCAGAAGAGGCGCTTCAAGAGGCAATAAAAATAATAAAGCCAGGAATTGCATTAGGCGAGATTGGAAAAGCGATACATGCTGCAATAACAAAACATGGCTTTTCTCCGATAACAAATTTATCCGGCCATGGACTTGACTTGTATGATATTCATACAAAGCCAACAATACCGAATTTCGATACAGGAGATAGAACAAAGCTTGAGAAAGGAACCGTAATTGCAATCGAGCCGTTTGCAACAAACGGAGCAGGTGTTATTTATGAAAGCTCTAATGCAAATATATTCATGCTGGTAGATGTAAAGCCGGTAAGAAATCCTATAACAAGGAAAGTATTGCAGGAAATTTCAAATTACAAAAACCTGCCATTCTGCACCAGATGGCTTGCAAAGAAGTTTTCAATGCCGCAGATCAGCTTTGCATTAAGGGAATTGAAAAATCTTGAGATCCTTAAAGAATTCCCGCCATTGCCTGACAAGGCTCACGGCATTGTATCTCAGGCAGAGCATACTGTGTTGGTGGATGATGAAGTTGATGTTTTGACAGCGTTGAAATAA
- a CDS encoding response regulator, whose translation MTKRMILADDIEDFRHSISRIITALISDVEVEQVENGKKAVEKARCNGAYSLIMLDHTMGEMSGLEALKIIREFDTQTPIIIFSTDDIKEEALKLGATDYLSKSEFIKGKIDMGQVLRKYFE comes from the coding sequence ATGACAAAAAGAATGATATTGGCGGATGACATTGAGGACTTTAGACATTCAATATCGCGCATTATTACTGCCCTAATATCTGATGTTGAAGTTGAACAAGTTGAAAATGGAAAAAAGGCAGTAGAAAAAGCCAGATGTAACGGCGCATATTCTTTGATCATGCTAGACCATACTATGGGGGAAATGAGCGGTCTTGAAGCTTTGAAAATAATAAGGGAATTTGATACACAAACACCCATTATCATATTCAGCACTGATGATATAAAAGAAGAAGCATTAAAATTAGGAGCTACAGACTATTTATCTAAATCAGAATTCATTAAAGGCAAGATCGATATGGGCCAAGTTTTAAGAAAATATTTTGAATAA